A stretch of the Sulfurospirillum sp. UCH001 genome encodes the following:
- a CDS encoding hybrid sensor histidine kinase/response regulator, with product MIRAMLYRVSLLQALAVMIIISLLLPLPLLMLTYVNSTYKNKQEAFTTLNTKKFNLSSAIFVESLWNFYPELGQKMLDQLLLDPNVQFVYVKDSDDKLFLGWENKERKANNDDTLFLHRTLEKDNVVVGSLEMGFKRQDLMDSVMSDLTLFGTMLFFQVLFLVLVISWIYYYKIIRPIRRLVGHSNLLAQQKLDEPFHWDENDEIGTLGLALEKTRIKLKGFFEALKHENELLDEKVKLRTKELEDTSRYKSEFLANMSHEIRTPMNAIMGMSHLLSKTAMNSTQSNYVGKIKEASSVLLRIINDILDFSKIEAGKMEIETIAFDLHKELKKSCSIFSVLAKEKGIEFQCDFVETNRFFKGDPCKIMQIVNNFLSNAIKFTKEGAVILSVVEEIHEEEQTSTLTFNVRDSGMGIPKEKQSLLFKAFGQLDASITRKHGGTGLGLFICTQLASMMKGTISLESEEGRGSLFSLAVTLPIVKGLDIQHENSANAYEPLRILLIEDQKKVSDTLCEFIKSFGFFVTVHKSNEAIVSKIKDATKPYHMAILDYELAKGVNGVDFYMQLLQQASQDVLPPFLMIASNDDAELKSRIFATGIKSLLKKPINPSMLYDELVSLCSLSAQTPLFDPSKIDLSSKRILVVEDNDINLEVAIYLLKETHAKIEIARNGLEAVEIIQEQVHPFDLILMDVQMPLMDGYEATRIIRKELNILTPIVAMTANVMIQDIEKCLAAGMDAHIGKPFEVEDFYGTLLEVLHVSLTIAPKQHATAKKRTKSSFGKKEAIKKLGGNTALWQKLFSSFYETYLQMPQKLKELIEKKELTLLIDYVHTVKGLSGTIGLLRLEQYLSDLEQFLKEHQTFQELPLSAIQSEYDALLNVLKDEHAQLNTAVATEKDNATEPLKNDILQELKAALEFSNVSKINVLLEQLASHEALRDHEAFKTLLLACKNFDFDTALENVERLSEDMKNG from the coding sequence AAAAAATTTAACCTCTCTTCTGCTATTTTTGTAGAATCCTTATGGAATTTTTACCCAGAACTTGGGCAAAAGATGCTCGATCAACTTCTTTTAGACCCTAATGTACAATTTGTCTATGTGAAAGACAGTGACGATAAACTTTTTTTAGGTTGGGAAAATAAAGAGAGAAAAGCGAATAACGATGACACACTCTTTTTGCATAGAACATTAGAAAAAGATAATGTAGTTGTGGGTTCATTAGAGATGGGTTTTAAACGTCAAGATCTGATGGATTCAGTCATGTCGGATTTGACTCTTTTTGGAACGATGCTCTTTTTTCAAGTGCTCTTTTTAGTCCTTGTAATCTCATGGATTTACTATTACAAAATCATTCGTCCTATTAGGCGTTTGGTGGGGCATTCAAATCTCTTGGCACAGCAAAAATTGGATGAGCCTTTTCATTGGGATGAAAACGATGAAATTGGTACGCTTGGTTTGGCTTTAGAGAAAACGCGTATTAAACTTAAAGGCTTTTTTGAAGCACTCAAACACGAAAATGAGCTTCTAGATGAGAAGGTAAAATTACGCACGAAAGAACTGGAAGATACAAGCCGTTATAAGTCAGAATTTTTAGCCAATATGAGCCATGAAATTCGAACTCCAATGAATGCGATTATGGGTATGTCTCATTTGCTGAGTAAAACAGCGATGAATAGTACTCAATCCAATTATGTAGGAAAAATCAAAGAAGCTTCTTCTGTGCTACTTCGTATTATCAATGATATTTTGGATTTTTCAAAAATTGAAGCGGGTAAGATGGAGATCGAAACTATCGCTTTTGATTTACACAAAGAACTTAAAAAAAGTTGTTCGATTTTTTCGGTGCTCGCGAAAGAAAAGGGTATAGAATTTCAATGTGATTTTGTAGAAACAAATCGCTTTTTTAAGGGTGATCCTTGCAAGATTATGCAAATTGTCAACAACTTTTTAAGTAATGCGATTAAATTTACCAAAGAGGGCGCTGTTATTTTAAGCGTTGTAGAAGAGATTCATGAAGAAGAACAGACTTCAACCCTAACGTTCAATGTTAGAGATAGCGGCATGGGCATTCCAAAAGAGAAACAATCACTTCTTTTTAAAGCTTTTGGACAACTTGACGCATCCATCACACGCAAACATGGTGGCACTGGGCTTGGTCTTTTTATCTGTACACAACTGGCTTCAATGATGAAAGGAACGATTAGTCTAGAGAGTGAGGAGGGTAGAGGGAGCCTTTTTAGTCTAGCGGTAACTCTTCCTATTGTAAAAGGCTTAGACATTCAACATGAGAACAGTGCAAACGCTTATGAGCCTCTACGGATTCTTTTGATTGAAGATCAAAAGAAAGTCAGTGACACACTTTGTGAGTTCATAAAATCTTTTGGTTTCTTCGTTACTGTTCATAAAAGCAATGAAGCTATTGTCAGTAAAATAAAGGATGCAACAAAACCTTACCATATGGCAATTCTTGATTATGAACTTGCTAAGGGAGTGAATGGCGTTGATTTTTATATGCAACTTCTTCAACAAGCCTCTCAAGATGTATTGCCACCTTTTTTAATGATTGCTTCTAATGATGATGCTGAACTTAAGAGCCGCATTTTTGCAACAGGCATTAAATCGTTACTCAAAAAACCAATCAACCCTTCAATGCTTTATGATGAATTAGTCTCTTTATGTTCCCTTAGTGCACAAACACCACTCTTTGACCCTTCTAAAATTGATCTTTCTTCTAAGCGTATTTTGGTGGTTGAAGATAATGACATTAACCTCGAAGTTGCAATCTATCTGCTAAAAGAGACTCATGCGAAAATTGAAATTGCACGTAATGGACTAGAAGCCGTTGAAATCATTCAGGAGCAGGTACATCCATTTGATCTTATTTTGATGGATGTGCAAATGCCATTGATGGATGGTTATGAAGCAACACGTATTATCCGAAAAGAGCTCAATATTTTAACGCCTATTGTTGCTATGACTGCCAATGTTATGATCCAAGATATTGAAAAATGTTTAGCAGCAGGCATGGATGCACATATTGGCAAACCTTTTGAGGTAGAAGATTTCTATGGTACGCTTTTAGAAGTCTTGCATGTGAGTCTTACTATTGCTCCAAAGCAACACGCTACTGCAAAAAAACGTACAAAATCTTCTTTTGGTAAAAAAGAGGCGATTAAAAAATTGGGTGGCAATACGGCATTATGGCAAAAACTCTTTAGTAGTTTCTATGAAACGTATTTGCAAATGCCTCAAAAACTAAAAGAGTTGATTGAGAAAAAAGAGTTAACACTTTTGATTGATTACGTACATACGGTCAAAGGGTTAAGTGGAACCATCGGTCTTTTACGTTTAGAGCAGTATTTAAGCGATTTAGAGCAGTTTTTAAAAGAACACCAAACATTTCAAGAGCTTCCATTGTCCGCTATTCAAAGTGAATATGATGCACTTTTAAACGTACTCAAAGATGAGCATGCACAACTCAATACTGCCGTAGCGACAGAGAAAGATAATGCAACTGAACCACTAAAAAATGACATTTTGCAAGAACTTAAAGCTGCTCTAGAATTTTCCAATGTTTCAAAAATTAATGTTCTTTTAGAACAACTAGCCTCACACGAAGCACTTCGTGATCATGAAGCATTTAAAACACTTTTGCTTGCTTGTAAAAATTTTGATTTTGATACAGCTTTAGAGAATGTCGAGCGTTTAAGTGAGGATATGAAGAATGGCTAA
- a CDS encoding HD-GYP domain-containing protein translates to MAKILVIDDTPEYIEMLSSILSEYEVYAAKEGKKGILLAETVQPDLILLDINMPLMTGYEVCRRLKQIEKVRHIPVIFLTANDGSDYEEIGFNLGAVDFISKPFHAALLKARVRTHVSLFQLQSNLQAQVDSQTEEIRKLNHEMTYLSASIAELKSKETGQHLRRVAEFCYLFCKFLGKDEAECEKIKMASVLHDIGKVGISDDILNKPAKLNDEEWKVMKQHSLMGYEMLIDSEFELMRLAAMIALEHHERWDGEGYPYGKKGDEISLVGRICAVSDVFDSLLDKRVYKEPWEEKVVRDYFVMMKGSQFDPVITDILLENFDMFIYTWKSLQRSRNSQ, encoded by the coding sequence ATGGCTAAAATTTTAGTAATCGATGATACTCCTGAGTATATCGAAATGCTTAGCTCTATTTTGAGTGAATACGAAGTTTATGCTGCTAAAGAGGGAAAAAAAGGGATTCTTTTAGCTGAAACAGTCCAGCCAGATCTTATTTTGCTCGATATTAATATGCCTCTTATGACAGGATACGAAGTATGTCGCAGACTCAAACAAATAGAAAAAGTACGTCATATTCCTGTTATTTTTCTAACCGCTAACGATGGAAGTGACTATGAAGAGATAGGTTTTAATTTAGGAGCTGTCGATTTTATCTCTAAACCTTTCCATGCTGCCCTTTTGAAGGCAAGGGTAAGGACACATGTCTCATTGTTTCAACTTCAATCCAATTTGCAAGCTCAGGTGGATAGTCAAACGGAAGAGATTCGTAAATTAAATCATGAAATGACCTATCTTTCTGCTTCGATTGCTGAGTTGAAATCCAAAGAAACAGGACAACATTTAAGGCGTGTTGCTGAGTTTTGTTATCTATTTTGCAAGTTTTTAGGTAAAGATGAAGCCGAATGTGAAAAAATTAAAATGGCGTCAGTTTTGCATGATATCGGCAAAGTGGGCATTAGTGATGATATTCTTAATAAACCTGCAAAATTGAACGATGAAGAGTGGAAAGTAATGAAACAACACTCTCTCATGGGTTATGAAATGCTCATTGACTCTGAATTTGAACTTATGCGCTTAGCTGCGATGATTGCTTTAGAACATCATGAGCGTTGGGATGGCGAAGGATATCCGTATGGCAAAAAAGGAGATGAGATCTCTTTGGTTGGTCGAATTTGTGCAGTATCGGATGTTTTTGACTCGTTATTAGATAAACGGGTTTATAAAGAGCCATGGGAAGAAAAGGTTGTCAGAGACTATTTTGTGATGATGAAAGGATCGCAATTTGATCCTGTGATTACCGATATTTTGCTAGAAAATTTTGATATGTTTATTTACACGTGGAAGTCCTTACAACGTTCAAGGAATAGTCAGTGA